From the genome of Candidatus Methylomirabilota bacterium, one region includes:
- the hpnD gene encoding presqualene diphosphate synthase HpnD, with protein sequence MNATKFVSRITRKSRSNFFFAFLTLPRPQREAMYAVYAFCRIVDDAVDLGQARGQSRVAQRGELALWREEIRRVYEGTPAHPAAERLQEAVKLFAIPRAALLEIIAGVEMDLERSTYETFEDLYPYCYRVASAVGLCCIEIFGYADTRARQYAVDLGVALQLTNIMRDVQPDARAGRVYVPQEDLRRFGVKADDLAAGRYTPEFVELMAAQAARARTYYERAWAALPRSDARTLFAAEIMGRTYFALLQTMERRRYRVFGERVSVPTPKKLGIALRCWTRSRWGERGT encoded by the coding sequence ATGAACGCGACCAAGTTCGTCTCGAGGATCACGCGCAAGAGCCGCTCGAACTTCTTCTTCGCCTTCCTCACCCTCCCGCGCCCGCAGCGCGAGGCCATGTACGCGGTCTATGCCTTCTGCCGCATCGTCGATGATGCGGTGGACCTTGGGCAGGCGCGGGGACAGAGTCGTGTCGCTCAACGCGGGGAACTTGCGCTCTGGCGGGAGGAGATCCGGCGGGTCTACGAGGGCACGCCCGCGCATCCGGCGGCCGAGCGCCTGCAGGAGGCCGTGAAGCTCTTTGCCATCCCGCGCGCCGCCCTCCTCGAGATCATCGCGGGCGTGGAGATGGACCTCGAGCGCTCGACGTACGAGACCTTCGAGGATCTCTATCCGTACTGCTATCGCGTGGCCTCGGCCGTCGGGCTCTGCTGCATCGAGATCTTCGGCTACGCGGACACCCGCGCCCGCCAGTACGCCGTCGATCTCGGGGTAGCCCTCCAGCTCACCAATATCATGCGCGATGTGCAGCCCGACGCCCGCGCCGGTCGCGTCTACGTGCCGCAGGAGGACCTGCGACGGTTCGGCGTCAAGGCCGACGACCTCGCGGCGGGGCGGTACACGCCCGAGTTCGTCGAATTGATGGCCGCCCAGGCCGCGCGGGCCCGCACGTACTACGAGCGCGCGTGGGCGGCCCTGCCCCGCTCCGACGCCCGGACCCTCTTCGCGGCCGAGATCATGGGCCGGACCTATTTCGCGCTCCTCCAGACCATGGAGCGGCGGCGCTACCGTGTGTTCGGCGAGCGCGTGAGCGTGCCCACTCCCAAGAAGCTCGGCATCGCTCTTCGCTGCTGGACCCGCTCGCGCTGGGGAGAACGTGGGACGTGA
- a CDS encoding alcohol dehydrogenase catalytic domain-containing protein, which yields MKAQVFHGPGDLRFEELPIPEPRAGEIVVKIEAALTCGTDVKVLRRGHPVMIPHVPTVFGHEFAGTVTRVGSGGSDVREGDRVVAANSAPCRACRFCREGRHNLCEDLLFVNGAYGEFIALPPRLCATNVVRLGASVPARRAAFAEPLACALLGVERGRVEAGMTVTVIGHGPLGCLLALSAAQRKARVILIGKPGWRLERVRELGLAECLESSGAHDLVGQLREVTSGRGPEVVIDATGRPQVWEQAVAAVGRGGTVVFFGGCAPGTTIAVDTRRAHYEELALVGAFHHTPALIRQAVGLLESESLVPDGLVTHTMGLERVREALGLMERGEALKVLIEP from the coding sequence GTGAAAGCGCAAGTCTTCCATGGGCCGGGAGATCTTCGCTTCGAAGAGCTCCCCATTCCGGAGCCGAGGGCGGGGGAAATCGTCGTCAAGATCGAGGCCGCCCTCACCTGCGGCACGGACGTCAAGGTGCTCCGGCGCGGCCACCCCGTCATGATTCCTCATGTCCCCACGGTCTTCGGCCACGAGTTCGCGGGCACGGTGACGCGCGTGGGATCGGGAGGGTCCGACGTGCGAGAGGGAGACCGCGTCGTCGCCGCCAACTCAGCGCCGTGCCGGGCCTGTCGCTTCTGCCGTGAAGGCCGCCACAATCTGTGCGAAGACCTCCTCTTCGTCAATGGCGCCTACGGGGAGTTCATCGCCTTGCCGCCCCGGCTCTGCGCCACCAATGTCGTGCGCCTCGGCGCATCCGTGCCGGCTCGCCGCGCCGCCTTCGCCGAGCCGCTGGCCTGCGCGCTCCTCGGGGTCGAGCGGGGACGCGTGGAGGCGGGCATGACGGTGACGGTGATCGGTCACGGGCCACTCGGCTGTCTCCTGGCCCTGTCTGCCGCGCAGCGCAAGGCCAGGGTCATCCTCATCGGCAAGCCCGGCTGGCGGCTCGAACGGGTGCGGGAGCTGGGCCTCGCCGAATGCCTCGAGAGCTCGGGGGCCCACGATCTGGTGGGCCAACTCCGCGAGGTGACGAGCGGTCGGGGACCCGAGGTCGTGATCGACGCCACGGGCCGTCCCCAGGTCTGGGAGCAGGCCGTGGCTGCTGTGGGGCGCGGGGGGACCGTGGTATTCTTTGGCGGTTGCGCTCCGGGCACCACCATCGCCGTGGACACGCGGCGGGCGCACTACGAGGAGCTGGCTCTGGTGGGAGCTTTCCACCACACCCCGGCTCTGATCCGGCAGGCCGTCGGGCTCCTCGAGTCCGAGAGCCTGGTGCCTGACGGTCTGGTCACTCACACCATGGGCCTCGAGCGAGTCCGCGAGGCCTTGGGGCTGATGGAGCGCGGAGAGGCGCTCAAGGTGCTGATCGAGCCATGA
- a CDS encoding acyloxyacyl hydrolase has protein sequence MMRRYALGLTLVVLATAAAPMTASAFDAEQEFAQGTKAIGLALGGGAQNNVENHGKLSGISFVNVNPRFSYFFFEPFGPAILRGAFEAGLEGWFQYYLSPEEATAEGLKLTFRQHLLGLSLGRFVPYLEGTAGAAGTNLKVLEIDSPFTFVLEAGLGISYFITPGLAVNVGYRFQHISNGHVYDKNRGFNSDSGIVGLTWYFK, from the coding sequence ATGATGAGACGTTACGCGCTGGGCTTGACCCTGGTCGTGCTCGCGACGGCAGCCGCTCCGATGACGGCCTCCGCCTTCGACGCCGAGCAGGAGTTCGCCCAGGGGACGAAGGCGATCGGACTGGCCCTGGGCGGCGGCGCTCAGAACAATGTCGAGAACCACGGGAAGCTCTCGGGCATCTCCTTCGTCAACGTCAATCCCCGGTTCTCGTACTTCTTCTTCGAGCCGTTCGGCCCGGCCATTCTCCGCGGCGCCTTCGAGGCCGGCCTGGAGGGCTGGTTCCAGTATTACCTCTCTCCCGAGGAGGCGACGGCCGAAGGGTTGAAGCTGACCTTCCGCCAGCACCTTCTCGGGCTGTCCCTCGGCCGCTTCGTGCCGTACCTCGAGGGGACGGCGGGGGCGGCAGGCACGAACCTCAAGGTGCTGGAGATCGACTCGCCTTTCACCTTCGTCCTCGAAGCCGGCCTCGGCATCTCCTACTTCATCACGCCGGGACTGGCCGTCAATGTCGGGTACCGCTTCCAGCACATCTCCAACGGGCACGTGTACGACAAGAACCGCGGCTTCAATTCGGACAGCGGTATCGTGGGCCTGACCTGGTATTTCAAGTAG
- the ispH gene encoding 4-hydroxy-3-methylbut-2-enyl diphosphate reductase, with product MTTIPLQEIVLAGPRGFCAGVDRAIDIVELALQVCPPPVYVRREIVHNRHVVEALRAKGAHFVDELDEVPDDATVIFSAHGVSPAVRQEARRRGLRVIDATCPLVTKVHLEAIRYAREGYSIVLVGHADHDEVVGTMGEAPERMFLIAHPEEVDRLDIPDPSKVAYLTQTTLSVDDTRDCIEALRRRFPKIAGPAKDDICYATQNRQASAKTVAGEVDVLLVIGAANSSNANRLVEVSTVMGTPSYLINDKNDIKAEWLDGSKRVGVTAGASTPEFLVTEVVEALQLAGRVAVREVHVVEEDVRFGLPRELEDIARQGGKTLPQRSGAAAVSE from the coding sequence ATGACCACCATCCCCCTCCAGGAAATCGTGCTCGCGGGCCCGCGCGGCTTCTGCGCCGGCGTGGACCGCGCCATCGATATCGTCGAACTGGCCCTGCAGGTGTGCCCGCCCCCCGTGTACGTGCGCCGGGAGATCGTGCACAACCGCCACGTCGTCGAGGCCCTTCGGGCCAAGGGCGCCCACTTCGTGGACGAGCTCGACGAGGTGCCCGACGACGCCACGGTGATCTTCAGCGCGCACGGTGTGTCGCCGGCCGTGCGCCAGGAGGCGCGGCGGCGCGGGCTGCGGGTGATCGACGCCACCTGTCCGCTCGTGACCAAGGTGCACCTCGAGGCCATCCGCTACGCGCGCGAGGGGTACAGCATCGTGCTGGTCGGCCACGCCGACCACGACGAGGTCGTGGGCACCATGGGGGAGGCGCCCGAGCGCATGTTCCTCATCGCGCACCCCGAGGAAGTGGACCGGCTCGACATCCCCGATCCGAGCAAGGTCGCCTACCTGACCCAGACCACGCTCAGCGTGGACGACACGCGCGACTGCATCGAGGCGCTGCGCCGCCGCTTCCCCAAGATCGCGGGCCCCGCCAAGGACGATATCTGCTACGCGACCCAGAACCGCCAGGCTTCGGCCAAGACGGTGGCGGGAGAGGTCGATGTCCTCCTCGTCATCGGTGCCGCCAACAGCTCGAACGCCAATCGGCTCGTCGAGGTCTCCACGGTGATGGGCACGCCCTCCTACCTCATCAATGACAAGAACGATATCAAGGCCGAGTGGCTGGACGGCTCGAAGCGCGTCGGGGTCACCGCGGGTGCCTCCACGCCGGAGTTCTTGGTCACCGAGGTCGTGGAGGCCCTCCAGCTGGCCGGCCGGGTCGCGGTACGCGAGGTCCACGTCGTCGAGGAGGATGTGCGCTTCGGGCTGCCGCGCGAGCTCGAGGACATCGCCCGCCAGGGCGGCAAGACCCTGCCCCAGCGGAGCGGCGCCGCGGCGGTGAGCGAGTAG